In the Lampris incognitus isolate fLamInc1 chromosome 11, fLamInc1.hap2, whole genome shotgun sequence genome, one interval contains:
- the fbxl3a gene encoding F-box/LRR-repeat protein 3, producing MKRVKGDEEQHNSSSSRSPPEARKKVRKQLKEEPEEDVPSECDCSWSRLPQEILLHIFQYLPLLDRAFASQVCRGWNQAFHMPELWRCFEFELNQPASSYLKATHPDLIKQIIKRHSNHLQYVSFKVDSSTESAEAACDILSQLVNCSLKTLGLISTARPSFMELPKSHFISALTVVFVNSKSLSSLKIDDTPVDDPSLKVLVANNSDTLKLLKMSSCPHVSPAGILCVADQCHGLRELALNYHLLSDELLLALSSEKHVHLEHLRIDVVSENPGQHFHTIKKSSWDAMVRHSPKFNLVMYFFLYEDEFGPFFCEEIPVTHLYFGRSVSKDVLGRVGLHCPRLVELVVCANGLRPLDEELIRIAKHCTQLSAIGLGECEVSCSAFVEFVKMCGRRLSQLSIMEEVLIPDHKYSLDEIHWEVSKHLGRVWFPDMMPTW from the exons ATGAAGCGGGTGAAAGGAGATGAGGAGcaacacaacagctccagcagtaGGAGTCCACCAGAGGCTCGGAAGAAGGTGCGGAAGCAGCTGAAGGAAGAGCCGGAGGAAGATGTGCCCAGTGAGTGTGATTGCAGCTGGTCACGGCTACCTCAGGAAATACTGCTCCACATCTTCCAGTACCTTCCGTTGCTGGATAGGGCATTCGCCTCACAGGTTTGCCGAGGTTGGAACCAGGCCTTTCACATGCCAGAGTTGTGGAGGTGCTTTGAATTTGAACTTAACCAGCCAGCTAGCTCCTACCTTAAGGCCACACATCCCGACCTCATCAAGCAGATCATAAAGAGGCACTCCAACCATTTGCAGTATGTCAGTTTCAAG GTGGACAGCAGTACAGAGTCTGCTGAAGCTGCCTGTGATATTCTTTCTCAGTTGGTGAATTGTTCACTTAAGACCCTGGGGCTCATATCTACTGCGCGGCCCAGTTTCATGGAACTACCAAAG TCCCACTTCATCTCAGCGCTGACTGTGGTGTTTGTCAACTCAAAATCTCTGTCCTCACTCAAGATCGATGACACCCCAGTGGATGACCCGTCTCTGAAGGTTCTGGTGGCCAATAACAGCGACACACTCAAGTTGCTCAAAATGAGCAGCTGCCCTCACGTCTCCCCAGCAG GGATCCTGTGTGTGGCGGACCAGTGTCACGGGCTGAGAGAGCTGGCTCTAAACTATCACCTCCTGAGTGACGAGCTCCTGCTTGCCCTCTCCTCAGAGAAGCATGTTCACTTGGAACACCTGCGCATCGATGTGGTGAGCGAGAACCCTGGCCAGCACTTCCACACCATCAAGAAGAGCAGCTGGGATGCCATGGTGCGCCACTCACCCAAGTTCAACCTGGTCATGTACTTCTTTCTCTATGAGGATGAGTTTGGACCCTTTTTCTGCGAGGAGATCCCCGTCACACATCTCTACTTCGGCCGTTCAGTCAGCAAGGATGTCCTGGGTCGCGTGGGTCTACACTGCCCCCGTCTGGTTGAACTAGTGGTGTGTGCGAACGGCCTGCGCCCTCTGGATGAGGAGCTGATCCGCATTGCCAAACACTGCACCCAGTTGTCGGCCATTGGCCTGGGTGAGTGTGAGGTGTCCTGCAGCGCCTTCGTGGAGTTCGTCAAGATGTGTGGCCGTAGGCTGTCCCAGCTGTCTATCATGGAGGAAGTGCTGATCCCTGATCACAAATACTCCCTGGATGAGATTCACTGGGAAGTGTCCAAACACCTGGGCCGGGTCTGGTTCCCAGACATGATGCCCACCTGGTAA
- the cln5 gene encoding ceroid-lipofuscinosis neuronal protein 5, which translates to MRHTEAVLCLKVSLFLVVARAGDVFGRQEWPVPYRRFDRRPDVDSYCEAVYPFCPTGDRDGRIPYLRDTDVISVYRLQAPVWEFKYGDLLGKLHIMHDAVGFSSSETGVNYTMEWYELFQLGNCTFPHLRPQISAPFWCNQGAACFFEGIDDAHWSQNGTLEKVGEITGGQFNDMAQWVQDDNETGIYYETWTVVSDPSPNATVWFESYDCSQFVHRTYRKLAELGAKLSSRSQTNYTKIYLYSGEPTNLGNDSSIFGLPSMKNLAADIQKFYYTFRPHQSYVDFAISLLEAYKKVVLDKIFYLYYNFEYWQLPMKPPYVRITYEEVPLP; encoded by the exons ATGAGACACACAGAAGCTGTTCTCTGTTTGAAAGTGTCCCTGTTCCTCGTCGTCGCTCGCGCTGGGGATGTGTTTGGACGGCAAGAGTGGCCCGTTCCGTACAG ACGCTTTGATCGACGGCCCGATGTGGATTCTTACTGTGAGGCCGTATACCCCTTCTGCCCCACCGGTGACAGAGATGGGCGCATTCCTTACTTGAGGGACACTGATGTTATTTCAGTTTATCGACTGCAAGCACCAGTCTGGGAGTTTAAGTATGGCGACCTGCTGGGGAAACTT CATATCATGCATGACGCTGTTGGATTCAGCAGCTCGGAGACCGGGGTTAACTACACCATGGAGTGGTATGAATTGTTCCAGCTGGGCAATTGTACTTTCCCTCACCTGCGGCCGCAGATCAGCGCACCTTTCTGGTGCAACCAGGGAGCTGCCTGCTTTTTTGAGGGCATAGACGACGCACACTGGTCACAGAATGGCACCTTGGAGAAAGTTGGCGAAATCACCG GGGGCCAGTTCAATGACATGGCCCAGTGGGTGCAGGATGACAATGAGACGGGGATCTATTACGAGACGTGGACGGTGGTCTCAGACCCAAGCCCGAATGCCACCGTGTGGTTCGAGTCTTACGACTGCTCCCAGTTTGTCCATCGCACATACCGGAAATTAGCTGAGCTGGGGGCAAAACTCTCCAGCCGATCTCAGACCAACTACACCAAGATCTACCTGTACAGCGGAGAGCCCACCAACCTGGGGAACGACAGCAGCATATTTGGACTGCCGTCCATGAAGAACCTGGCGGCAGACATCCAGAAGTTTTACTACACCTTCAGACCGCACCAGTCATATGTGGACTTCGCCATCAGTTTGCTGGAGGCCTATAAAAAGGTGGTGTTGGACAAGATTTTCTATCTCTATTACAACTTTGAGTACTGGCAACTGCCGATGAAACCGCCCTACGTGCGAATCACATATGAGGAAGTGCCTTTACCCTGA